The following coding sequences lie in one Leptospira inadai serovar Lyme str. 10 genomic window:
- a CDS encoding ParB-like protein codes for MNDIQEYTSDLQIDNFSVVETSTLHPTQLCLGFREVQYRIGQFKEMSSEDLDAYLKENYLPVVIGPDKRPYVVDHHHRARAIELTDMRDTVYIKVLKNCSEWQERDFWLLMRENAWVYLFDKDGNPAGIEEIPSRLEGLQDDKFRSLAWAVRKAGAYEKSDKPFQEFLWGNFFRQQMDFEDTEEGFQAAVNQAIELCKTHEAKHLPGFIKK; via the coding sequence ATGAACGACATCCAAGAATACACGTCCGACCTGCAAATAGACAATTTCAGCGTGGTCGAGACTTCGACTTTACATCCGACTCAACTCTGCCTAGGATTCCGGGAGGTTCAATATAGGATCGGACAATTTAAGGAAATGTCTTCGGAAGATCTGGATGCATACTTAAAAGAGAATTACCTTCCCGTCGTGATAGGCCCGGACAAGCGACCTTACGTCGTGGACCATCATCATCGCGCTCGTGCGATAGAACTCACCGATATGAGAGATACGGTTTATATTAAAGTTTTAAAAAACTGTTCCGAATGGCAAGAGAGGGACTTTTGGTTATTGATGCGGGAAAATGCATGGGTATACTTATTCGACAAAGACGGAAATCCCGCCGGTATCGAGGAAATTCCGTCCCGCTTGGAAGGCCTGCAAGACGATAAATTTAGAAGTCTAGCCTGGGCCGTACGCAAAGCCGGCGCTTATGAAAAATCGGATAAGCCATTCCAAGAGTTTTTATGGGGGAACTTTTTTAGGCAGCAAATGGATTTTGAAGATACCGAAGAAGGATTTCAAGCTGCCGTAAATCAAGCCATCGAACTTTGTAAAACTCACGAGGCAAAACATCTCCCGGGGTTTATTAAAAAATAG
- a CDS encoding crossover junction endodeoxyribonuclease RuvC yields MKVLGIDPGSHRMGYAVLEKVKSVILVRTYGTIEVPPGTKSPVNLIAIRRQLDAILDEFRPDLACVEELFFAKNRSTAARVYESRGVILLTLGEHNVPVVEPTASQIKKGTTGNGTADKKDIKSALRLLLGLRDLTGHDDSWDALASAYVGLAMTGSVGL; encoded by the coding sequence ATGAAAGTCTTAGGCATAGATCCAGGCTCCCATCGCATGGGATATGCCGTTTTAGAGAAAGTAAAGTCGGTTATTCTCGTCCGCACGTACGGAACGATCGAAGTCCCGCCGGGCACGAAAAGTCCTGTGAATTTAATCGCGATTCGTCGTCAGTTAGACGCCATTTTGGACGAATTCCGACCGGATCTGGCCTGCGTGGAGGAGCTTTTTTTCGCAAAGAATAGATCCACCGCGGCTAGAGTATACGAATCCCGGGGGGTCATCCTACTTACATTAGGAGAACATAATGTTCCGGTCGTTGAGCCGACGGCTTCTCAAATTAAAAAAGGAACTACCGGAAACGGAACCGCGGATAAGAAGGATATAAAGTCCGCCTTACGCTTATTACTCGGCCTACGCGATTTGACCGGACACGACGATTCTTGGGACGCTTTAGCGTCCGCATACGTAGGCTTAGCGATGACCGGATCCGTCGGTTTGTAA
- a CDS encoding type III pantothenate kinase: MILVIDVGNTNTVFGIYRDGSKEPIFHRRTVTRKDRTSDEMGLFLRGFLREFEIDSSHIRGGIYSSVVPQLNPILERMIQDWFKIEPIRVHYQMKLPFGIKYPRPFEIGADRLVNAAAAVVDHPGKNIIIDLGTATTFCVIDESPNYLGGVIAPGLKGSMDALTRNAAQLPPIVFQAPTKILGDSTIESIQAGFFYGWIGLLEGIIREIKNSYGKEYTVIGTGGLVTTIHAAHPGIFDKIEPLLTLRGLQFLYELNH; the protein is encoded by the coding sequence ATGATTCTAGTTATAGATGTCGGTAATACAAATACCGTTTTCGGAATTTACCGGGACGGTTCGAAAGAGCCTATCTTTCATAGGCGAACCGTAACGAGAAAAGATCGAACCTCCGATGAAATGGGTCTTTTCTTACGAGGGTTTTTGCGGGAATTTGAAATCGATAGTTCGCATATTCGCGGAGGAATTTATTCTTCGGTAGTTCCGCAATTGAATCCGATCTTAGAAAGAATGATTCAGGATTGGTTTAAGATCGAACCGATTAGAGTTCATTATCAAATGAAACTCCCGTTCGGAATTAAATATCCTCGGCCCTTCGAGATCGGAGCGGACCGTTTGGTAAACGCCGCAGCAGCGGTCGTCGATCATCCCGGAAAAAACATCATCATCGACTTAGGAACTGCGACCACATTTTGCGTGATCGACGAATCTCCGAACTACTTGGGTGGAGTTATCGCTCCGGGATTAAAGGGATCCATGGATGCTCTCACTCGAAACGCCGCCCAATTGCCGCCGATCGTATTCCAGGCCCCGACGAAGATACTAGGCGATTCCACGATCGAATCCATCCAAGCGGGATTTTTTTACGGATGGATCGGATTATTGGAAGGAATCATACGAGAAATTAAGAATAGCTACGGGAAGGAATATACCGTGATCGGTACCGGCGGACTCGTTACCACCATTCACGCGGCGCATCCCGGAATTTTCGATAAAATAGAACCGTTATTAACCTTACGCGGGTTGCAATTTCTATACGAACTGAATCATTAA
- the cfa gene encoding cyclopropane fatty acyl phospholipid synthase: MRSAIRNKVENLFSGAGISFGGNSPWDIKIRDEAFYERLIAKGSLGFGEAYMDGWFESERLDQTVYRIVKAGLEHAGGKSWRDILLLVLSRLINQQNKSRAFEVGERHYDLGNDLFQEMLDPELVYSCAYWKNAANLAEAQKNKLDLICRKIGLKSGMKVLDIGCGWGGFARHAARNYGAEVVGISVSKEQLALAKDLSKGLKIEFRLQDYRDVNEPFDRIVSVGQMEHVGFKNYRTYMKLVYKCLKDGGLFLLHTIGSNETAKVGDAWIEKYIFPNSLLPSLAQLTSASENLFVLEDLQNFGSDYDRTLMAWYHNFERSWKKIGSKYGERFYKMWKFYLLACAGAFRARKLQLWQFVFTKGVEGVYEAAR, encoded by the coding sequence ATGCGGAGCGCAATTCGAAATAAAGTAGAAAACCTTTTTTCCGGAGCCGGTATTTCATTCGGAGGAAATTCCCCCTGGGATATAAAGATCCGAGACGAAGCTTTTTACGAAAGACTGATCGCAAAAGGCTCGTTAGGTTTTGGAGAAGCCTATATGGACGGCTGGTTCGAGAGCGAACGGTTGGATCAAACCGTCTATAGAATCGTCAAAGCAGGACTCGAACATGCCGGCGGAAAATCCTGGAGAGATATTCTACTCCTCGTACTTTCCCGGTTGATCAATCAACAAAATAAGAGTAGAGCGTTCGAAGTCGGGGAAAGACATTATGATCTCGGAAACGACCTCTTTCAGGAAATGCTCGATCCGGAGCTCGTATATTCCTGCGCATATTGGAAGAACGCGGCTAACTTAGCGGAAGCGCAAAAAAACAAACTGGATTTAATCTGTCGTAAAATAGGATTAAAATCGGGTATGAAAGTATTGGATATAGGCTGCGGTTGGGGAGGTTTTGCCCGACATGCCGCACGGAACTACGGAGCGGAAGTCGTGGGGATTAGCGTTTCCAAAGAACAATTAGCTCTGGCCAAGGATCTTTCCAAAGGTTTGAAAATCGAGTTTAGGCTGCAGGACTATAGGGACGTGAACGAGCCTTTTGATCGGATCGTTTCCGTCGGACAAATGGAACATGTCGGATTTAAGAATTATAGAACCTACATGAAACTAGTTTATAAATGTCTTAAAGACGGAGGACTCTTTCTACTGCATACGATAGGATCCAACGAAACCGCGAAAGTCGGAGATGCGTGGATAGAAAAATACATATTTCCGAATTCCCTTCTCCCTTCGTTGGCCCAATTGACGAGCGCGAGCGAGAATTTATTCGTGTTGGAAGATCTACAGAACTTCGGAAGCGATTATGATAGAACTCTAATGGCCTGGTATCATAATTTCGAAAGATCCTGGAAGAAGATAGGATCCAAATACGGAGAAAGGTTCTATAAAATGTGGAAATTTTATCTTCTTGCCTGCGCGGGCGCGTTCCGAGCCCGTAAATTACAGCTCTGGCAGTTCGTCTTCACGAAAGGAGTGGAAGGCGTATACGAAGCGGCAAGGTGA
- a CDS encoding biotin--[acetyl-CoA-carboxylase] ligase yields MSFRLLEPDKGILLSEAISTNTILKGKEFPPGTWILADFQSQGRGRKNRTWAVLGDEPFLFSGKFRSTGEIHSPNLFSLFIGVSVAKALLTTYPSLHESGDLKIKWPNDIFVKGKKVCGILIETEKEGEDWDWIVGIGVNLFGKSLSEELPEAGFVTSSETESGRRNRFLETLLPLLNDAALSLSDGKTYLSFINDRLLWKESTIAYTENGVPQTAIVLGVDDSGRLLVRSPSGEITEFIDSPEDFRSLG; encoded by the coding sequence ATGTCTTTTCGACTTCTCGAACCCGATAAAGGGATACTCCTTTCCGAGGCAATCTCGACAAATACGATTCTAAAGGGGAAAGAATTTCCGCCAGGAACCTGGATCCTAGCTGACTTTCAGTCTCAAGGAAGAGGACGCAAAAATCGAACCTGGGCCGTATTAGGGGACGAGCCTTTCCTATTCTCGGGAAAGTTTCGTTCGACCGGTGAAATACATTCTCCGAATCTTTTTTCCTTATTCATCGGAGTTTCGGTAGCGAAAGCCCTGCTAACAACCTATCCGTCCTTGCACGAATCGGGCGATCTTAAAATCAAGTGGCCGAACGATATATTCGTAAAAGGTAAGAAAGTTTGCGGAATTTTAATAGAAACCGAAAAAGAAGGAGAGGACTGGGATTGGATTGTCGGCATCGGGGTTAATCTTTTCGGAAAAAGCCTTTCGGAAGAATTACCGGAAGCCGGATTTGTGACGTCCTCGGAGACCGAGTCGGGAAGAAGAAACCGTTTTCTAGAAACGCTCCTACCATTGTTAAACGACGCGGCCTTATCCCTGAGCGACGGAAAAACGTATCTTTCGTTTATCAACGACCGACTTCTCTGGAAAGAAAGTACGATCGCCTATACGGAAAACGGGGTTCCGCAGACCGCGATCGTATTGGGAGTGGACGATTCCGGACGATTACTCGTTCGATCTCCTTCCGGGGAAATCACCGAATTCATTGACAGTCCGGAAGATTTTAGATCCCTGGGTTAG
- a CDS encoding bile acid:sodium symporter family protein — translation MQLGVIERALLPSLLAIVMLGMGFGLALSDFRRILTTPLQSLVGTIGHFVIMPLAAYAVVLILGLEYELALGVILVGSCPSGTTSNLINYLAKGDVALAVVITSVSTLLCPLLTPFIVSFFGSFLDAPSGKILEISFIEMLKTVIIIIVIPITIGMSVNYRFPKIARAIEKPYKIFSILFLVFVIGFVVFKNRSEFWNMISLVGAAVVLHNAFGFAAGYFLPKFLGIGERQCRTISIEVAIQNTTLGMTLAVQFFGPKVALPSAVFSIWMYLTGITMALVWSRLFPLPQEIEA, via the coding sequence ATGCAATTAGGCGTTATCGAAAGAGCTTTGCTTCCTAGTTTACTCGCAATCGTTATGCTAGGAATGGGATTCGGGCTTGCCTTAAGCGATTTTCGACGAATCTTGACCACTCCCTTGCAATCGTTAGTCGGAACGATCGGGCATTTCGTGATTATGCCCCTGGCCGCTTATGCGGTCGTTTTGATTTTAGGTCTTGAGTATGAATTGGCGCTTGGCGTCATTTTGGTCGGCTCCTGTCCTAGTGGAACGACTTCGAATCTCATCAACTATTTAGCCAAGGGAGACGTGGCTTTGGCGGTTGTGATCACTTCGGTGTCGACTCTACTTTGTCCGCTTTTAACGCCGTTTATCGTTTCATTTTTCGGATCTTTTTTGGACGCGCCCTCCGGGAAAATTTTAGAAATCTCTTTTATAGAAATGTTAAAGACCGTGATTATTATTATCGTGATCCCGATTACGATAGGAATGAGCGTTAATTATCGATTTCCTAAAATCGCCCGTGCGATCGAAAAGCCTTACAAAATATTTTCGATTCTATTTTTAGTATTCGTGATAGGATTCGTAGTCTTTAAGAATAGAAGCGAATTTTGGAATATGATTAGCCTTGTCGGGGCTGCAGTCGTCTTACATAATGCATTCGGTTTTGCCGCCGGATATTTCCTTCCTAAATTTCTCGGAATCGGAGAAAGACAATGTCGTACGATTTCGATCGAAGTCGCTATTCAAAATACCACGTTAGGAATGACTCTTGCCGTTCAATTTTTCGGTCCGAAGGTCGCGCTACCTTCGGCAGTGTTCAGCATTTGGATGTACTTAACGGGTATCACGATGGCCTTGGTTTGGTCTCGACTTTTTCCTTTGCCCCAGGAAATCGAGGCCTAA
- a CDS encoding efflux RND transporter permease subunit: protein MMMIGIILLGTIGFSRMGLSQMPDVDFPIVNVTLNLEGANASVMETDVVDPIEEVLLTVQGVVEVRSVSTDNSATITVELELKRDVDVAIQEIQTKIAQVQNKLPDALDPPILMKSNPDDTPIIWVSLTAVGRTDQEKMIFVKSQLKDKFQEISGVGEIILGGYVDRTINVFLDPIRLTRAELTVNDITNTLTEQNIEVPSGRVENKSSEVSLRAVGDVPTVEQFSNIFINSRSGAAMFRPVRLREVAHVEDGLDEIRRISRFNGISAVGLGIKKIKGANAVQVGDLIKKKMRELKPTLPKGYDLSIANDNTTFIRDSVQELIFTLVLSALLTGFVCRLFLGSWSSTWNVLLAIPTSVMGTFLLLYFAGFTLNTFTLLGLSLAVGIVVDDAIMVLENISRHREMGKTWFQAALDGASEIRFAALAATLAIIAIFLPVAFMSGIIGRYFLEFGVTVAVAVALSLFEALSFTPMRASRYREHKIEEHKKRGGKKAIQFPEPKPASDPNRFERTISKFKAAIAPISFFKKMDPIIERFLQFSERIYGKVLDYVIAFPKIILLVSTLLFALSLGFLLLLKKEFIPPQDMGRFIIRAKMPIGSSIYRTDEAMKKVEEYLLKKPEISKYMSNVGGMGGTESNGAMFFVSVKDMGQRPKSKKTGREITQNEIFADLRKDLKALVPECKFSVQDLSQRGFSAGRGYPVELVLSGPDWANLAKVADEIRNRLDQSGVLLDIDTDYVSGQPEVRILPNREAAALRGVSMANIGNTIGPLMGGKKVSRFTENGRSYDVRVKINKEQGEKADIIPNISVRNTYGEFVRLKDVLVLQATNTLKNITRVNRDRTIKIFGNPPVAVGQNKATEESIRIAKEVLPEGYSVDVTGSAKTAGESANSLLFALVMGIVMSYMILASQFNSLKQPLYILLAMPFSFSGALIALYFMKQSFNMYSFIGLIMLLGLVKKNSILLVEFVNHVRSQGKSIAEAIREGCPVRLRPVLMTSFASIAAAIPPALALGPGAETRVPMAITILGGLILSTLITFIVVPAAYFLMEKESNDKLSHTR, encoded by the coding sequence ATGATGATGATCGGTATCATCCTACTCGGTACCATCGGGTTCTCCCGGATGGGACTTTCTCAGATGCCGGACGTGGACTTCCCGATAGTAAACGTTACGTTAAATCTAGAGGGCGCCAACGCCTCGGTTATGGAAACCGATGTGGTGGATCCGATCGAAGAAGTTTTACTCACGGTTCAAGGCGTAGTGGAAGTTAGATCGGTATCCACCGATAACTCCGCCACAATCACCGTCGAACTCGAACTGAAACGCGATGTGGACGTTGCGATTCAGGAAATTCAGACTAAAATCGCGCAGGTTCAAAACAAATTACCCGACGCCCTGGATCCTCCTATCTTGATGAAGTCCAACCCGGACGACACGCCCATCATCTGGGTTTCGTTGACGGCCGTGGGTCGAACGGATCAGGAGAAGATGATCTTCGTGAAATCGCAGCTAAAAGATAAATTTCAGGAGATATCGGGCGTAGGCGAAATCATTTTAGGCGGATACGTGGACAGGACGATCAACGTATTCCTGGATCCGATACGTTTGACCCGGGCGGAATTGACCGTCAATGATATTACAAATACGTTAACCGAACAGAATATAGAAGTACCCTCGGGGAGAGTGGAAAACAAAAGTTCGGAAGTTTCGTTGAGAGCCGTCGGAGACGTTCCGACGGTCGAACAATTTTCGAATATCTTTATAAACTCAAGAAGCGGAGCGGCGATGTTCCGCCCGGTCCGTCTTCGCGAGGTCGCGCATGTCGAGGACGGTTTGGATGAGATTAGAAGGATTTCCCGTTTCAACGGAATTTCCGCAGTCGGATTAGGAATTAAAAAAATCAAAGGCGCCAACGCGGTTCAAGTCGGAGATTTGATCAAGAAGAAGATGCGGGAGTTAAAACCGACGCTTCCGAAAGGATACGATCTTTCTATCGCGAATGATAATACTACGTTTATCCGTGATTCCGTCCAGGAGCTGATCTTTACACTCGTACTTTCCGCGCTTCTGACCGGTTTTGTTTGCAGGCTCTTTTTGGGAAGTTGGAGCAGCACTTGGAACGTCCTGCTTGCAATTCCTACTTCGGTGATGGGAACTTTCTTACTATTGTATTTCGCGGGATTTACCCTGAATACCTTTACTCTTCTCGGACTTTCTCTTGCGGTCGGAATCGTCGTGGACGATGCCATTATGGTTCTGGAGAATATCAGCCGACACCGGGAGATGGGAAAGACTTGGTTCCAAGCCGCGTTGGACGGGGCTTCAGAAATAAGATTCGCTGCGTTAGCCGCCACTCTGGCGATAATCGCGATTTTCCTCCCGGTCGCTTTCATGTCCGGAATCATCGGTAGATACTTCCTCGAATTCGGAGTAACGGTCGCGGTTGCTGTGGCTCTTTCCTTATTCGAAGCTCTGAGCTTTACTCCGATGAGAGCCTCGCGTTATAGGGAGCATAAAATCGAAGAGCACAAAAAACGAGGCGGTAAGAAAGCGATACAATTTCCCGAACCCAAACCCGCATCCGATCCCAATCGATTCGAGCGAACGATTTCCAAGTTCAAAGCCGCGATCGCGCCGATTTCCTTCTTTAAAAAGATGGATCCGATCATCGAAAGATTCCTGCAATTTTCGGAACGCATTTATGGTAAGGTGTTGGATTACGTAATCGCATTTCCAAAAATCATTCTTTTAGTGTCTACGCTCTTGTTCGCGCTCTCTCTCGGATTTTTGCTGCTGTTAAAGAAGGAGTTCATTCCCCCTCAGGATATGGGTCGTTTTATTATTCGGGCAAAAATGCCGATCGGCTCATCCATTTATCGGACGGACGAAGCCATGAAGAAGGTGGAAGAGTATCTTCTTAAGAAACCCGAAATTTCCAAGTACATGTCCAATGTCGGCGGAATGGGCGGAACGGAATCCAACGGAGCGATGTTTTTTGTTTCGGTCAAAGATATGGGGCAACGACCAAAAAGTAAAAAGACAGGGAGAGAGATAACTCAAAACGAAATCTTTGCGGATTTACGAAAGGATTTAAAAGCTCTCGTTCCCGAATGTAAATTTTCCGTCCAAGACTTGTCGCAACGGGGATTTAGTGCGGGAAGAGGATATCCCGTCGAACTCGTATTGTCGGGACCGGATTGGGCCAATTTAGCCAAGGTGGCCGACGAGATTCGAAATCGCTTGGACCAAAGCGGAGTCCTATTGGATATCGATACGGATTACGTTTCGGGACAACCGGAAGTCCGGATTTTACCCAACCGAGAGGCCGCCGCCTTGAGAGGCGTTAGTATGGCGAATATCGGAAATACGATCGGGCCTCTGATGGGTGGAAAAAAGGTGAGTCGATTTACCGAAAACGGAAGAAGTTACGATGTTCGTGTTAAGATCAATAAGGAACAGGGAGAAAAAGCGGACATCATACCGAACATAAGCGTTCGTAATACGTACGGCGAATTCGTGCGCTTAAAAGACGTTTTGGTGCTTCAGGCTACGAATACCCTAAAGAATATTACGCGCGTTAACCGGGATCGAACGATTAAAATATTCGGAAATCCTCCGGTAGCCGTCGGACAGAACAAAGCTACGGAAGAATCCATACGGATCGCAAAGGAAGTGCTTCCGGAAGGCTATTCGGTCGACGTGACGGGTTCTGCAAAGACCGCGGGAGAATCCGCTAATAGTCTTTTATTCGCCCTTGTTATGGGAATTGTGATGTCGTATATGATCTTAGCGAGTCAGTTCAATAGCCTAAAACAACCGCTTTACATTTTACTGGCGATGCCTTTCAGTTTTTCCGGAGCGCTAATCGCCCTTTATTTTATGAAGCAATCGTTCAATATGTATAGCTTTATCGGCTTGATCATGCTGCTCGGGCTCGTTAAGAAGAATTCTATTTTATTAGTCGAATTCGTAAACCATGTCCGTTCGCAAGGAAAAAGCATTGCGGAGGCGATCCGAGAAGGTTGTCCTGTCCGATTGCGACCGGTTTTGATGACCTCCTTCGCGTCCATTGCAGCGGCTATTCCGCCGGCATTAGCTCTAGGACCCGGCGCCGAGACCCGGGTCCCGATGGCGATCACCATCTTGGGCGGATTGATTCTCTCGACCCTAATTACTTTTATCGTGGTGCCTGCCGCGTATTTTCTCATGGAAAAGGAATCGAATGATAAGCTATCGCATACTAGATAA
- a CDS encoding YebC/PmpR family DNA-binding transcriptional regulator, which translates to MSGHSKWATIKRKKDAIDSKRGAIFTKVVKEITVAARMGGSDQEGNPRLRLAVLKAKSANMPKDNIERAIKKGTGELEGIVYEECLYECFGPGGIAIMVEAVTDKKSRTTPEIKSILTKLGGSLATTGSVSRLFERKGIIIVPSDQIGEEELFDLAAGAGAEDVQNEGEVYRIVTGPEDYEAVQNALNHKGIKTDESEIRFVPLVTTEVADKDIADKVMKLIDNLETHDDVQSVNSNFELAPELEKEYE; encoded by the coding sequence ATGTCGGGTCATAGTAAGTGGGCCACTATTAAGCGTAAGAAGGACGCGATCGATTCGAAACGAGGGGCGATCTTCACAAAAGTGGTAAAAGAGATCACCGTAGCGGCCAGGATGGGAGGATCCGACCAGGAAGGGAATCCTCGTTTGCGTCTCGCGGTATTGAAAGCCAAATCCGCGAATATGCCTAAGGACAATATCGAGCGGGCGATTAAAAAAGGAACGGGGGAATTAGAGGGGATCGTTTACGAGGAATGCCTTTATGAATGTTTCGGTCCCGGCGGTATTGCGATCATGGTCGAGGCCGTGACGGATAAAAAATCCAGAACTACTCCCGAAATTAAAAGTATTCTAACCAAATTGGGAGGTTCTCTCGCTACAACCGGAAGCGTTAGTCGTCTTTTCGAAAGAAAAGGGATTATTATCGTTCCGTCCGATCAAATCGGAGAAGAAGAACTCTTCGATTTAGCGGCAGGTGCCGGTGCCGAAGACGTCCAAAACGAAGGCGAGGTATACAGGATCGTCACGGGACCCGAAGACTACGAAGCCGTGCAAAACGCCTTGAATCATAAAGGGATCAAAACCGACGAATCCGAAATTAGATTCGTTCCTTTGGTCACTACCGAAGTTGCCGACAAGGATATTGCGGATAAAGTAATGAAGTTGATCGATAACCTGGAAACTCATGACGACGTTCAGAGCGTGAATTCCAACTTCGAATTGGCTCCGGAACTGGAGAAAGAATATGAATAG
- a CDS encoding Tll0287-like domain-containing protein: MNQNKSSLFRRIILQGTAIVILVQFFAVCDRNQDLEKKEIIKTLFEELQADLLKELQESIKKNGIASSIAVCKTISPAKEQELSAKYPGLRLRRISEKNRNPEHAPNEWEAKVIQDWKQFSKTGNPPYMFFESSPQELHALKPILLANETCLKCHGSSEAIDAKTKAALLRLYPNDKATGYKLGDLRGAFSASWKRL; this comes from the coding sequence GTGAATCAAAATAAATCCTCCCTCTTCCGCCGGATAATCCTTCAAGGGACTGCGATAGTAATTTTAGTCCAGTTTTTTGCCGTTTGCGATCGTAATCAGGATTTGGAAAAAAAGGAAATTATCAAGACCCTCTTCGAAGAACTTCAGGCCGATTTGTTAAAAGAACTCCAGGAATCCATAAAGAAAAACGGAATCGCCTCTTCGATCGCAGTTTGCAAAACGATTTCTCCCGCCAAGGAACAGGAACTTTCCGCAAAATATCCGGGCTTAAGACTGCGAAGAATTTCCGAAAAAAATAGAAACCCCGAGCATGCGCCGAACGAATGGGAAGCCAAGGTCATACAGGACTGGAAACAATTCTCAAAAACGGGAAATCCTCCGTACATGTTTTTCGAAAGCTCTCCGCAGGAACTCCATGCACTCAAGCCGATCCTATTGGCCAACGAGACCTGCCTAAAATGCCACGGTTCCTCCGAAGCGATAGATGCGAAGACGAAGGCTGCGTTATTGCGACTCTATCCGAATGATAAAGCGACAGGATACAAACTAGGAGACCTGAGAGGCGCCTTTTCCGCTAGTTGGAAACGTTTATAA